CTGCGGCCGATAACCGGTCGCAAGCACGATCAGGTCGGCTTTGATCGTCTCGCCATCCTTCATCCGCGCGCCGTCAGCGACGAAGCCGTCGACGTCGGCGAATTGCGCAAGGGTGATCTCGCCCTTCACGATGAGGTCGGAGCAGCCGACGTTGAAGTAATAGCCGCCGCCGCGCGTCAGATATTTGAACTGCCAGCCGGTGTTGTCCTCGCCGAAATCGAGCCTGAAGCCGATCCGTTCGAGACCTTCGAGCAGGCCGCGGTCGAGCGTCTTCGACTGCTCGGTGACGAGGGCGTGGCTCTTGCGGGCAAGCTTGAGCGGCATCGAATTGGCGATCAGGTCGTTGTCGTCGAGCGTGCCCTCGTTATAGGCCGCATAGACGAGCTGCGCCGACGGTTCGATGCTGACGATCAGCGTCGGGCTGCGCTGCATGATGGTCACCTGCGCGCCGCTGGAATAAAGGTCTTGCGCGATGTCGTGGCCGCTGTTGCCGGTGCCGATCACGATCGCGCGTTTGCCCTTCCAGTTCTCGCCGTCATCGTATTGGCTGGAATGCACGACCTTGCCGGCGAAGTCCTCAAGCGTCGGGATTTTGGGGACGTTAGGAATGCCGCTGACGCCGGTCGCAAGCACGACATGGCGCGGATGCAGGGTGCGCGTGGTGCCGTCGGCGCGGCGCAGCGTCACGGTCCAGCGCTGTGCCGCCTCGTCGTAATGGCCGCCTTCGAAACTTGTGCCGGTCCAGAAGTTCAGCTCCATGGCCTCGACATAGGCCTCGAACCAGTTGGCGAGCTTGTCCTTGGGGATGTAGGTCGGCCAGCTCGGCGGGAAGTGCATGTAGGGCAGGTGGTTGACCTGCACCTGGTTGTGCAGGGTCAGCGCGTGATAGCGCTTGCGCCAGTTGTCGCCGACGCGTTCGCCGCGGTCGACGATCAGGGTGTCGACATTGAGCTGCTTCAGCCGTGCCGCGATCGAGAGCCCGGCCTGGCCGCCGCCCACCACGAGCACGGTCGGCTCGCGGTCTGCGTAGTCGGCCGACGCTTTCCGCAGATCGAGCCAGTTCGGCCCGCGAAAGTCGCGCGAATAGGCCTGGCCGCGCGGCCGGTTGAGGCCGAGCGGCTCCTCGAATCCCTTCAGCTCCTCGAGTGTCGTGAGCAGCGTCCAGGCCTTTGGCCGGTTGCCGTCCGCGGCATCGCCGATCAGGCGGACAATGCCGCTGCCGCGCCCGATCGCGGTCTCGAATTTGAACATCGCCTCGATCGCGCTGGTCCCGGCGCGCGTAACGCGGCGTGGCGGCGCACGATCAGCGTCGAGCGCGAAGGCCTTCGGCCGCGCTCTCGCGGCGAGCGCGGTGAATTCCGCCGCGATCGCCCGAGCGCCTTCGACCGTCTGGAGGGTCCAGCTCATGGCCAGCACGTCGCGCCAATAGCTCTCGGCGAGGAACAGCGCCGCAAGCTGCGCCGGATTGCCCAGCGCGTTCTCGAATTGCGCAAACCAGTTCCCGGCGGTGACCGAGACGTCGTCCGTCCTGTCCAGCATGACCGACCTCGCGAAGGGTCGCTCTCCGAGCGTCTCCTTCGCGCAAGCCTATACTGTCCGGGACCGCATCAAAAGCGGCAGGCTAGTGCAGCGACAGCATGTGGCCCTGTTCCGGTGGAATGCGCCCCGCCAGCGTATCGCGATAGACCTGTTCCACCGCTGCCGGCCCGCGGCTGTGGACCACCGTCAGCCAGCGTTCCAGTTTTGGCTCGAATGTCGTCCACGCCACGCCGAAGCGCTGGTCGATGCCGCCGGGCCCCCATTCTTTCGCCCGCTTGCGGATCTGGTCGAAGAACCAAATTGGCTTGGCGCCCGG
This genomic interval from Bradyrhizobium sp. NP1 contains the following:
- a CDS encoding NAD(P)/FAD-dependent oxidoreductase, giving the protein MLDRTDDVSVTAGNWFAQFENALGNPAQLAALFLAESYWRDVLAMSWTLQTVEGARAIAAEFTALAARARPKAFALDADRAPPRRVTRAGTSAIEAMFKFETAIGRGSGIVRLIGDAADGNRPKAWTLLTTLEELKGFEEPLGLNRPRGQAYSRDFRGPNWLDLRKASADYADREPTVLVVGGGQAGLSIAARLKQLNVDTLIVDRGERVGDNWRKRYHALTLHNQVQVNHLPYMHFPPSWPTYIPKDKLANWFEAYVEAMELNFWTGTSFEGGHYDEAAQRWTVTLRRADGTTRTLHPRHVVLATGVSGIPNVPKIPTLEDFAGKVVHSSQYDDGENWKGKRAIVIGTGNSGHDIAQDLYSSGAQVTIMQRSPTLIVSIEPSAQLVYAAYNEGTLDDNDLIANSMPLKLARKSHALVTEQSKTLDRGLLEGLERIGFRLDFGEDNTGWQFKYLTRGGGYYFNVGCSDLIVKGEITLAQFADVDGFVADGARMKDGETIKADLIVLATGYRPQEELVAKLFGGDVARRVGPIWGFGDEQELRNMYVRTRQPGLWFIAGSLAQCRINSKYLALQIKAIEQGLLPRTTGTAEEVTP